In Primulina huaijiensis isolate GDHJ02 chromosome 4, ASM1229523v2, whole genome shotgun sequence, a genomic segment contains:
- the LOC140975132 gene encoding uncharacterized protein: MEEVDPPECPVCLQPYEAVSVIPRVLSCGHTTCEACLKQLPNPFPNTLRCTVCTLLVKFGNCPSSLPKNLDLLHVSSVLQHQPPKGNKEDSRSSTREKNENLSLAMRLIPKSWSYAFYLKWKRWILPEDSVMIEKMGTGDDYGMLCGKVLKSFGSDHVMGDVVRENEKLGMVKVGIFTEDEGPTNLFKHSYESKILSVLYAMKEKERSELASILRLNFSICNVGKVYGFWYHENDDKCVSIVFYNFNSCDLPNNMIKKKVGERLSIDEMRGFGMLGMELCEILSCLQLEGLVIGCLSLSFLGFNKFGRVFVDLAAVLNMGRRLNAVMRWGHKDFEIGLKDSTLEENPVFISPETMLYFLTKRGFDLDRGNSECEVLGASDVWSIASLLVWLFIGSTFLEEMRTYVHSIAKAITEEKEFDYSGLYLIWFEKTMALLEGRLGLECSVLNDVLCRCLEFDPENRPSITELWKSLRELVIQPSYDKRITLQSEMKNENLGYCVVLGELCQIVEETNRRLIGVQGDSERDKVDQTGAMNGDIGDGVIKGRVKCSEMKGHFDCITGLAIGGDFLFSSSYDKMVRVWSLQDFTHVHSFKGHDHRVMAVCFVDGTEPLCISGDNEGVICIWDASFPFNDSPIKKLREQKDWRYSGIHALAVSGTEYLYTGSGDKLIKAWSLQDHTLSCSMSGHMSVVSSLVVCNGVLYSGSWDGTIRLWSLSDHSSLAVLGEDRLGNVASIMSLSAEHDLLFVGHENGCIKVWRNDVLLQSTQTHNGSVFSVRKKGKWLFSGGWDKKIYVQEISEDGEGISYIPIGTIACDSVIIALIYWEGKLFVGQADKTIKVYHGI, translated from the exons ATGGAAGAGGTGGACCCGCCGGAGTGCCCGGTCTGCCTGCAGCCTTACGAAGCCGTCTCCGTGATCCCGCGTGTGCTTTCCTGCGGCCACACTACCTGCGAAGCCTGTCTGAAACAGCTCCCCAACCCCTTCCCCAACACCCTTCGCTGCACTGTTTGCACCCTCCTCGTGAAATTCGGCAACTGCCCCTCATCCCTCCCCAAGAACCTTGACCTCCTCCACGTATCCTCAGTCCTTCAGCACCAGCCCCCCAAGGGCAATAAGGAGGACTCCCGATCATCTACGAGGGAAAAGAATGAGAATCTGTCGCTTGCTATGCGTTTGATTCCAAAGTCATGGTCGTACGCATTCTATCTTAAATGGAAAAGGTGGATTCTACCTGAGGATAGTGTAATGATCGAGAAAATGGGTACAGGAGATGACTATGGGATGCTTTGTGGAAAAGTTTTGAAGTCTTTCGGGAGTGATCACGTTATGGGGGATGTTGTAAGGGAGAATGAAAAGTTAGGAATGGTTAAAGTTGGAATTTTTACGGAGGATGAAGGCCCAACAAATCTTTTCAAGCATAGTTATGAATCAAAAATTTTGAGCGTTTTGTATGCGATGAAAGAAAAGGAGAGAAGTGAATTGGCTTCCATCTTGCGTTTGAATTTCAGCATTTGTAATGTGGGGAAGGTTTATGGGTTTTGGTATCATGAGAATGATGATAAGTGCGTGTCTATTGTTTTTTACAACTTTAATTCATGTGATTTACCCAATAATATGATTAAGAAAAAGGTGGGGGAGAGGTTGAGTATTGATGAAATGAGAGGCTTTGGGATGCTTGGAATGGAGTTATGtgaaattttaagttgtttgCAGTTGGAAGGATTGGTTATTGGTTGTCTGAGtttgagttttcttggtttcaaCAAATTTGGTCGTGTCTTTGTTGATTTAGCCGCGGTCTTGAATATGGGGAGGAGATTGAATGCGGTTATGAGATGGGGTCACAAAGATTTTGAAATTGGTTTGAAGGACTCGACATTGGAAGAAAATCCGGTGTTCATTAGTCCAGAGACAATGTTATATTTTCTTACGAAGAGGGGTTTTGATTTGGATCGTGGGAACTCGGAATGTGAAGTTTTGGGTGCTTCAGATGTTTGGTCAATTGCTAGCTTATTGGTTTGGCTTTTTATTGGAAGCACTTTCTTAGAAGAGATGAGAACTTACGTACATAGTATTGCCAAAGCAATTACTGAGGAGAAGGAATTTGACTATTCTGGTTTGTATTTAATTTGGTTCGAGAAAACAATGGCTCTGCTAGAAGGTAGACTGGGCTTGGAATGTTCTGTTCTAAACGATGTTTTGTGCAGGTGTCTAGAGTTTGACCCTGAAAATCGACCAAGTATAACAGAACTATGGAAATCCCTAAGAGAGTTGGTTATTCAACCTAGTTATGATAAAAGAATCACATTACAATcggaaatgaaaaatgaaaacttAGGCTACTGTGTAGTGCTAGGGGAGCTATGTCAGATAGTCGAGGAAACTAACAGAAGGCTGATAGGTGTTCAAGGTGATAGTGAAAGAGATAAAGTTGATCAAACTGGAGCCATGAATGGAGATATTGGTGATGGGGTGATCAAGGGACGTGTCAAATGTAGTGAGATGAAAGGACATTTTGATTGTATCACAGGATTAGCTATTGGAG GAGATTTCCTGTTCAGCTCCTCATATGATAAGATGGTCCGTGTATGGTCTCTGCAG GATTTTACGCATGTGCATTCTTTTAAAGGTCACGATCATAGAGTTATGGCTGTCTGTTTTGTCGATGGAACAGAACCATTATGCATCAGTGGTGATAATGAAGGTGTTATATGCATTTGGGATGCTAGTTTTCCCTTTAATGATTCTCCAATAAAGAAGTTACGCGAGCAGAAAGATTGGCGCTATAGTGGCATTCATGCACTAGCCGTTTCTGGAACTGAATATCTATACACAGGCAGTGGTGACAAATTAATAAAAGCATGGTCGCTGCAG GATCACACCCTGTCGTGTTCTATGAGTGGCCATATGTCAGTCGTGTCATCACTGGTAGTTTGCAATGGTGTGCTTTATAGTGGAAGCTGGGATGGGACTATCCGCTTATGGTCTCTTAGTGATCATAGTTCTTTAGCAGTCTTGGGGGAAGACAGACTCGGAAATGTGGCCTCTATCATGTCTCTTTCTGCAGAGCACGATCTGCTGTTTGTGGGCCACGAAAATGGTTGCATAAAG gTATGGCGTAACGATGTGCTTCTGCAGTCCACACAGACACACAATGGTTCGGTCTTCTCTGTCAGGAAGAAGGGGAAATGGCTGTTTAGCGGGGGATGGGACAAGAAAATTTATGTTCAG GAAATATCAGAAGATGGAGAAGGAATTAGTTACATTCCCATTGGAACTATTGCATGTGATTCTGTAATAATCGCTCTCATTTACTGGGAAGGGAAGCTGTTTGTAGGACAGGCTGATAAAACAATCAAG GTCTACCATGGAATTTAA
- the LOC140975131 gene encoding protein translocase subunit SECA2, chloroplastic: MATTITTTATISFLRPPQLRRQSTTLACPKTTCFPPSVFPPLVLHIRRRGSTPFTVSASLKEKIGGIKKTWSDLSSLNYWVVKDYYRLVNSVNAFEPHIEKLSDEQLSAKTVEFRRRLREGETLASIQAEAFAVVREAAKRKLGMRHFDVQIIGGAVLHDGCIAEMKTGEGKTLVSTLGAYLNALSGEGVHVVTVNDYLAQRDAEWMGRVHRFLGLSVGLIQRGMTPDERRSNYKCDITYTNNSELGFDYLRDNLAASSEQLVMRWPKPFHFAIVDEVDSVLIDEGRNPLLISGEASKDAARYPVAARVAELLIQGPHYNVELKDKSVELTEGGIVLAEMALETNDLWDENDPWARFVMNALKAKEFYKRDVEYIVRNGKALIINELTGRVEEKRRWSEGIHQAVEAKEGLKIQADSVVVAQITYQSLFKLYPKLSGMTGTAKTEEKEFLKMFQMPVIEVPTNKSNIRKDLPIQAFATARGKWVFVQKEIEDMFRNGRPVLVGTTSVENSEYLSALLSERGIPHNVLNARPKYAAREAEIIAQAGRKHAITLSTNMAGRGTDIILGGNPKMLAKEVLEDSLLSLLTQKVPDLEIDRGPTSKKALSKVKVGPSSLGLLAKTALMAKYVCKSEGKIWTYDEARAMISQSIEMSQSIDLAELQKLVNEQSEMYPLGPSISLAYLSVLKDCETHSYNEGLEVKRLGGLHVIGTSLHESRRIDNQLRGRAGRQGDPGSTRFMVSLQDEMFQKFNFDTEWAVKLISRITNDEDIPIEGHSIVKQLLSLQINAEKYFFGIRKSLVEFDEVLEVQRKHVYDLRQLILTGDSESCSDHIFQYMQAVADEIILKNANPKKHPSSWSLGKLLKEFSDVSGNVLSDSFTGVTEEALQQSVAQLHDLKTIDIDNFHLPTLPKPPNVFRGIRMKSLALKRWLTICSDDSTKDGEFRSTVNLLCKYLGDFLIASYLDYIQESGYDSAYVKEIERAVLVKTLDCFWRDHLVNMNRLSSAVNVRSFGHRNPLEEYKIDGCRFFISMLSATRRVTVESLFRYWSSPMESQELYV; this comes from the exons ATGGCCACCACCATTACCACCACCGCCACCATTTCCTTCCTCCGACCACCGCAGCTACGCCGTCAAAGTACAACTCTCGCATGCCCCAAAACCACATGCTTCCCTCCATCTGTCTTCCCTCCTCTTGTACTCCATATACGCCGCCGCGGTTCCACTCCCTTTACCGTTTCCGCTTCCCTCAAG GAAAAAATTGGTGGGATTAAGAAGACATGGAGTGACTTGAGTAGCTTGAATTACTGGGTGGTTAAAGATTATTACAGACTTGTGAATTCCGTCAATGCCTTCGAACCCCATATCGAGAAGCTCTCTGATGAACAA CTGAGCGCAAAGACCGTGGAGTTTCGTCGCAGGTTGAGAGAGGGAGAGACTCTAGCTAGTATTCAAGCTG AGGCTTTTGCGGTGGTCCGGGAAGCAGCTAAAAGGAAGCTTGGAATGCGTCATTTTGATGTTCAG ATTATTGGAGGAGCTGTGCTTCATGATGGGTGCATTGCAGAAATGAAAACTGGAGAAGGGAAAACTTTAGTGTCAACTTTAGGAGCTTATCTCAATGCTCTGAGTGGGGAGGGTGTTCATG TGGTTACAGTTAATGATTACCTTGCTCAACGGGATGCCGAGTGGATGGGCCGCGTGCATCGATTTCTAGGCCTTTCGGTGGGACTTATCCAA AGGGGTATGACACCTGATGAGAGAAGGTCCAACTATAAATGTGATATTACATACACTAATAATTCT GAACTTGGTTTTGACTACTTACGAGATAATCTTGCTGCAAGCAGCGAACAGCTGGTGATGAGATG GCCAAAGCCCTTCCATTTTGCCATAGTCGATGAAGTGGATTCTGTTCTAATCGATGAGGGTCGCAATCCTTTATTGATAAGCGGTGAG GCAAGTAAAGATGCTGCTCGATATCCAGTTGCCGCCAGAGTAGCTGAACTTCTGATACAAGGACCC CATTACAACGTGGAGCTCAAGGATAAGTCTGTGGAACTTACTGAGGGAGGAATAGTATTAGCAGAGATGGCTCTGGAAACAAATGACCTTTGGGATGAAAATGATCCTTGGGCTAG GTTTGTCATGAACGCATTGAAAGCCAAAGAATTCTACAAGCGTGATGTGGAATATATTGTCCGAAATGGAAAGGCTCTTATAATTAATGAG TTGACTGgtagagttgaagaaaaaaGGCGGTGGTCTGAGGGTATCCATCAGGCTGTGGAGGCTAAAGAAGGGCTAAAGATTCAG GCTGATTCTGTTGTTGTTGCCCAAATTACTTATCAATCATTATTCAAACTTTATCCTAAGCTATCAGGGATGACTGGGACGGCAAAAACCGAG GAGaaggaatttttgaaaatgtttcaaATGCCAGTTATTGAAGTACCCACGAATAAGTCCAACATTCGTAAAGATTTACCCATCCAAGCATTTGCA ACTGCACGAGGTAAATGGGTATTTGTTCAAAAAGAGATCGAGGATATGTTTCGGAATGGTCGCCCGGTATTGGTCGGGACTACTAG TGTTGAAAATTCCGAATATCTGTCAGCTTTGTTGAGCGAAAGGGGAATTCCTCACAATGTACTCAATGCACGCCCGAAG TATGCTGCTAGAGAAGCTGAAATTATTGCCCAGGCCGGTAGAAAACATGCAATTACCCTATCAACAAATATGGCTGGCAGGGGCACTGATATAATACTCGGAGGAAATCCTAAG ATGCTTGCTAAAGAAGTCTTGGAGGACTCCTTGCTTTCATTACTCACACAAAAGGTTCCTGATTTAGAAATTGATAGAGGTCCAACTTCAAAGAAG GCCTTGTCTAAGGTAAAGGTTGGACCATCATCACTAGGTTTGCTTGCTAAGACCGCTCTTATGG CTAAATATGTTTGCAAAAGCGAGGGTAAGATATGGACATATGATGAGGCAAGAGCTATGATTTCTCAGTCTATTGAAATGAGCCAATCAATAGACTTGGCAGAGTTACAAAAACTTGTTAATGAGCAGTCAGAGATGTACCCCCTTGGCCCATCTATTTCTCTTGCTTATCTATCAGTTCTAAAGGACTGTGAAACTCACTCATATAATGAAGGGTTAGAGGTGAAAAGGCTCGGTGGTCTTCATGTGATTGGAACTTCTCTACACGAGTCTCGGAGGATCGATAACCAG CTACGTGGCAGAGCAGGGAGGCAAGGGGATCCTGGATCAACTCGATTTATGGTTAG CTTGCAAGACGAGATGTTTCAGAAATTTAATTTCGACACTGAGTGGGCGGTCAAACTTATATCTAGAATCACTAATGATGAGGATATTCCAATAGAGGGGCATTCAATTGTGAAACAG CTTTTATCCCTGCAAATTAATgctgaaaaatatttctttggcaTAAGAAAGAGTCTTGTGGAGTTTGATGAAGTTTTAGAG GTCCAAAGAAAACATGTTTATGATCTTCGCCAATTGATATTAACTGGTGATTCTGAAAGTTGTTCCGATCACATTTTTCA GTATATGCAAGCGGTGGCAGatgaaattattttgaagaatgcAAATCCAAAAAAG CACCCAAGCAGCTGGAGTTTGGGAAAACTATTGAAGGAATTCAGTGATGTTTCTGGGAATGTTTTGAGTG ACTCATTTACAGGGGTCACTGAGGAAGCCTTGCAACAATCAGTCGCCCAACTTCACGACTTAAAAACTATAGACATTGATAACTTTCATCTTCCCACTTTGCCAAAACCTCCAAATGTTTTTCGAGGTATCCGCATGAAGAGTTTGGCGTTGAAACGCTGGCTAACCATATGTTCTGATGATTCCACAAA AGATGGGGAGTTCAGATCAACTGTTAATCTTCTTTGCAAGTACCTTGGTGATTTTCTGATAGCTTCCTATCTTGACTACATTCAAGAATCAGGCTATGACTCTGCCTATGTGAAGGAAATAGAG AGGGCTGTTCTTGTGAAAACTCTGGATTGCTTCTGGAGGGATCATCTTGTAAACATGAACAGGCTTAGCTCTGCG GTGAATGTAAGAAGTTTTGGGCATAGAAACCCACTCGAGGAGTATAAAATCGATGGTTGTCGCTTTTTTATTTCAATGCTTAGTGCAACGAGGAGGGTAACTGTTGAATCTCTATTTCGGTACTGGTCTTCTCCAATGGAGTCTCAAGAATTGTATGTATAG